A region of Narcine bancroftii isolate sNarBan1 unplaced genomic scaffold, sNarBan1.hap1 Scaffold_266, whole genome shotgun sequence DNA encodes the following proteins:
- the LOC138750785 gene encoding probable G-protein coupled receptor 139 codes for MGYPAIFYIVRIYYPVLAALGIPVNIMGIVIVSRGKCGLSKCITRYLVGMATADLMVVVVVVVLEQINYLYTYTRFLHMTPVCAVTSVLGSATIDCSVWLTVSFTFDRFIAISCQKLRERYCRERTAAVVTVTVVAVSGARCVPFYFMMEPKIIIVGVPWNCELKAEYFTSPAWKAFEIFDSIFTPLLPIGLIFLFNGLTIRHIVRANKVRRELRKGSEKQEDPEIKHRRRSLVLLFCLSANFTLLWIPSRIFHELANGQL; via the coding sequence TCAATATCATGGGGATTGTGATCGTGTCCCGCGGAAAGTGCGGACTCTCGAAATGCATCACCCGCTACCTGGTAGGAATGGCCACGGCAGATCTGATGGTGGTTGTAGTGGTTGTTGTATTGGAGCAGATTAATTACCTCTATACCTATACGAGGTTCCTGCACATGACCCCGGTCTGCGCTGTCACAAGTGTACTGGGGTCTGCAACCATCGACTGCTCTGTTTGGCTGACAGTGAGTTTCACATTCGATCGTTTTATTGCGATCAGTTGCCAGAAGCTGCGCGAACGATACTGCAGGGAGAGAACGGCAGCCGTTGTTACGGTCACTGTGGTCGCAGTGAGCGGCGCCAGGTGCGTCCCGTTTTATTTTATGATGGAGCCCAAGATCATAATTGTCGGCGTGCCGTGGAATTGCGAGTTGAAGGCTGAATACTTCACTTCACCAGCGTGGAAAGCATTCGAGATATTTGACAGCATCTTTACACCGTTGTTACCGATCGGTTTAATTTTTTTGTTCAATGGATTGACCATCAGACACATCGTAAGGGCAAATAAAGTTCGCAGAGAACTTCGGAAAGGCAGTGAGAAACAGGAGGACCCGGAGATTAAACACAGGAGAAGGTCCTTGGTTTTGTTGTTCTGTCTGTCTGCCAATTTCACATTGTTGTGGATTCCCTCTCGTATATTCCACGAACTGGCAAATGGTCAACTATAG